A single Pedobacter sp. PACM 27299 DNA region contains:
- a CDS encoding cell division ATP-binding protein FtsE, which yields MTENAVINLKNVDVFQQKHLVLSNVNLNVDKGEFVFLIGQTGSGKSSLLKIIYGDLHIGNGEGQVAGFDLKNLAIKDVPYLRRKLGIVFQDFQLLTDRTVEKNLEFVLKATGWKDAALIQERIKDVLEKVGLRSKIRKMPHELSGGEQQRVVIARALLNNPEIILADEPTGNLDPDTSEEIVMLLKQISQGGTAVLMATHDYHIIRTLPSRIIKCEAGVVHQDAQIV from the coding sequence ATGACAGAAAACGCAGTTATAAATTTAAAGAACGTAGATGTGTTCCAGCAGAAACACCTGGTCTTATCTAATGTAAATCTGAATGTGGATAAGGGAGAATTCGTTTTTCTAATCGGTCAGACAGGATCTGGTAAAAGTAGTTTACTGAAAATCATTTACGGGGACCTGCACATCGGAAACGGTGAAGGACAGGTTGCTGGATTTGATTTAAAGAACCTGGCGATTAAAGACGTGCCTTATTTGCGTAGAAAACTGGGTATTGTGTTTCAGGATTTCCAACTGCTGACGGATAGAACGGTAGAAAAAAACTTAGAGTTCGTCTTGAAAGCAACAGGTTGGAAGGATGCAGCCTTAATTCAGGAGCGCATTAAAGACGTACTGGAAAAAGTAGGTTTGCGTTCTAAAATCAGAAAAATGCCACATGAGCTTTCCGGTGGCGAGCAGCAGCGTGTGGTGATTGCGCGTGCTTTATTGAATAACCCGGAAATCATCCTGGCTGATGAGCCTACAGGTAACCTGGACCCGGATACTTCTGAAGAAATTGTGATGTTGCTGAAACAAATCAGTCAGGGAGGAACCGCAGTATTAATGGCGACCCACGACTACCATATTATCCGCACTTTGCCTTCCAGAATCATTAAATGTGAAGCTGGTGTAGTGCATCAGGATGCACAAATTGTGTAA